Sequence from the Mixophyes fleayi isolate aMixFle1 chromosome 4, aMixFle1.hap1, whole genome shotgun sequence genome:
ACACCACCGGGCCCCAGGGCCACAACCAGCAGCAGTCCCCCCACCACGGAGAGGGTCTGGAAGAAGTCGTACTTCAGGAAGTCGTGCATGGGGCGGTAAGATGGCACTGTCCAGAAGGCATTCTGAAGCACGTTGATAACCATTAGCCACAGAACCAGAGTCAGGGCTGCCAGCTTGGTCTTAAAGCCAATGGCTACCAGGAGGATGAGAGTCAAACCGAAGATGTCTCGAAAAATCTGAgaagggtataaaaaaaaaagtcaaaaaataTTGGTGAGGAGAACAACTACCCAAAATGCAGGGCCCGGTCTCTCGCCTCAATACAGGGCCAGCTCCGATCTACAACTCACCCACAGATCCCACCAGCTTTGTCGACCCAACTACTGCTCACAACAGACAAAATCCGTTTCTCAATACAGATACGGTGTCCCCACGGTAATGTAACAACTTCCCCTCAGACAAGCGAGCAGCGGAGTCCGGCTTCTACCCGTTACTCACCGTGAAAGCGCTGGCATTGAAGCGGAGCAGGGTCATGAACATAAGGATGAGCAGCACGCGGCCCCCCAGCTGCATGTACTGACGTGGCGACGTGGCCCCTACAGTGGGCACTCCAGCAAACATGGACTTCCCCTCAGAGCGGGACTCCGCCAGTAGCAGCAGAAGACCTCCACCCAGAGCCAGGTTCCTGTAAGAGAAGGAGACAAGTGACTTCCGCTGTCACCAGcataagggggagaagtgtgtCCAGTGCCATGTGACCAGGAAATAGTCATATTATAAATCAGCCAGGGAAGCTGTGACTGACAAGTTATTGGTATAACCTCTTACTGCCATGAACAGTGCAGCCAGCCAAGTATAGGGGAGCAGAGCTAGTCACGAATATTAAAATGCAGAACTAGTAAGGAACTAGGGGAAGACTCCTTTATAGAGGAATTAAAGTTAGCACTCCCTTCATGGGGGAGACAAGCGCATGTATATCTACAAGGGGACAAAGGTAGTAAATTGCTTATCACCCTTCTATAATTCCCTTTGTACAAGGACCTTTCTCTTCATCTGCTCATGAAAGAGCAAGGAGGATGTGGTGGTCAGTACCCGATGTATTACACTGAGCGTCTACCAACAGGATAATGCAGCATGCAACAACATTACTGGATCTTGCATCATTGAACAATGTGTTGAGATGTAGGGGAAGAGaaggggacacaggagaggtgtGAATGGCTAACCGTGGTTAGATTGaaattgcagaaaaaataaataaatagtcaaTGTTAGTGAAGGTATCGGTGAAGGAACTGATCAGATGAGGACAATAGCTGATGGTGATCACTGGGAAAAAGTAAAGACAGAagaaagaggaagagaggagtaaCAATGAGTAGGAAGTGGAATGAAGAACAGAGGGGAAGATAGATACTAGTGACACAGGCGCACTACTTGTACTGACCTCATGAGAAACTTAACATCCCACAGGATGTTGTATACGATGGTCTGAAAAGAACAAAGCCTCAATTCAAACAAacttatagaaaataaatgtaaaatgatttCACAGAAATGGGGGATCTTCAATTTCATTAAAATGTGAAGTGAAAAAGCCTCCTCTTTAttccatatattatattacttagcaatacatacatacacatttccTATTGTGCTTAGTGTATTGTTACTGTGGGCGCCTTCATTTTGGTTTGGTTTGTATTTAACTGAACCGTGACACTCCAATGTCTATACCACATGGAATATAGAGAATTTAATCTGTGAATCAGGTTTCAATCTTCTCCCTAGAGAATCTGCCACAAGGTGGCGCTGTTACTCCCATCATGGATTGTGTATCATTGCAGGCACCATGTCCTGGGAATGGCTGTAATAACATGTCCTGTACATTATATGCCGTCACCTGCACAGTGCCCAGTTACTGCCATATATAAGTTAGCACGTGGTCATTTTAGGGTGATGCAAGAGGGGTAGTTATTCCCTTCCATTTATGGAagtatttattatacatgtacataatgtaaataataatcagcagacaTATACAGAGACATACAAGGGAGAATTCAGCTCCAAACAATGGAATCTGGTGGAGGAGACGACAGTAACCGGATTGCCCATTTACATGGTATAGAAATGTCATTATATCCACTCACCTGCAGGAAGATAATGATGAAGAGGCCGAGGCAGGCGTATGGTACAAACTTCCTGGTCAGGACCAGGACACACCCAGCTGAGCAAAGACAAACATATCAGTCAGTACTGGGCAACAAGAGGGTATTACCAGTCCTCACACATGGCACAGAGCCCATTGAGGGAGACATTTGGTACAGCTGTGCCCCATGGCATTACCCAGCAGCCTTGGCAGACCAACCCTGAGCTGCGTTCAGCTACTTGTGGTGGGAGGTTGGACAGGATAAGTCTTATATGGAGAAGCGCCAGGTTTCCTGTGGTATACACACAGAACACTATAACTGGAGTACATCTCCATACAGGACCATTAGTCCTAACGCCACTTACAGCTGCACTCCCCTAGTGGCTGAATTCACGTCCTACATGGTGACCCACAGACACTGAGAAGTGCCACAGGTACACAGTATAAAGTACAAGATTGCAGCGTCCCCCATTCTAACTGCACACTGATTATTCCATTATCACCAGAGACCACATTGTCCAACAGAGGAAAACCAGAccatagagaggagctgtataatactcagatattactgggatctcccccagaggtgtctgtactgtgtataatgtaatagagaggagctgtataatacacagatattactgggatctcccctagaggtgtctgtactgtgtataatgtaatagagaggagctgtataatacacagatattactgggatctcccccagaggggtctgtactgtgtataatgtaatagagagtagctgtataatacacatatattactgggatctcccccagaggtgtctgtactgtgtataatgtaatagagaggagctgtataatacacatatattactgggatctcccccagaggtgtctgtactgtgtataatgtaatagagaggagctgtataatacacagatattactgggatctcctcccagaggtgtctgtactgtgtataatgtaatagagaggagctgtgtaatacacagatattactgggatctcccccagaggtgtctgtactgtgtataatgtaatagagaggagatgtataatacacagatattactgggatctccccccagaggtgtctgtactgtgtataatgtaatagaggtgctgtataatacacagatattactgggatctcccctagaggtgtctgtactgtgtataatgtaatagagaggagctgtataatacacagatattactgggatctcccccagaggtgtctgtactgtgtataatgtaatagagaggagctgtataatacacagatattactgagaTCTcctcccagaggtgtctgtactgtgtataatgtaatagagaggagctgtataatacacagatattactgggatctcccccagaggtgtctgtactgtgtataatgtaatagagaggagctgtataatacacagatattactgggatctccccccagaggtgtctgtactgtgtataatgtaatagagaggagctgtataatacacagatattactgggatctcccccagcggtgtctgtactgtgtataatgtaatagagaggagctgtataatacacagatattaccgGGATCTctccccagaggtgtctgtactgtgtataatgtaatagagaggagctgtataatacacagatattactgggatctcccccagaggtgtatgtactgtgtataatgtaatagagaggagctgtataatacacagatattactgggatctcctcccagaggtgtctgtactgtgtataatgtaatagagaggagctgtataatacacagatattactgggatctcccccagaggtgtctgtactgtgtataatgtaatagagaggagctgtgtaatacacagatattactgagatctccccagaggtgtctgtactgtgtataatgtaatagagaggagctgtataatacacatatattactgggatctcccctagaggtgtctgtactgtgtataatgtaatagaggagctgtataatacacagatattactgggatctccccagaggtgtctgtactgtgtataatgtaatagagaggagttgtataatacacagatattactgggatctccccagaggtgtctgtactgtgtataatgtaatagagaggcgctgtataatacacatatattactgggatctcccctagaggtgtctgtactgtgtataatgtaatagaggagctgtataatacacagatattactgggatctccccagaggtgtctgtactgtgtataatgtaatagagaggagctgtataatacacagatattactgggatctccccccagaggtgtctgtactgtgtataatgtaatagagaggagatgtataatacacagatattactgagatctcccccagaggtgtctgtactgtgtataatgtaatagagaggagatgtataatacacagatattactgagatctcccccagaggtgtctgtactgtgtataatgtaatagagaggagctgtataatacacagatattactgggatctccccccagaggtgtatgtactgtgtataatgtaatagagaggagctgtataatacacagatattactgagatctcccccagaggtgtctgtactgtgtataatgtaatagagaggagatgtataatacacagatattactgagatctcccccagaggtgtctgtactgtgtataatgtaatagagaggagctgtataatacacagatattactgggatctccccccagaggtgtatgtactgtgtataatgtaatagagaggagctgtataatacacagatattactgggatctcctcccagaggtgtctgtactgtgtataatgtaatagagaggagctgtataatacacagatattactgggatctcccccagaggtgtctgtactgtgtataatgtaatagagaggagctgtgtaatacacagatattactgagatctcccccagaggtgtctgtactgtgtataatgtaatagagaggagctgtataatacacagatattactgggatctcccctagaggtgtctgtactgtgtataatgtaatagagaggagatgtataatacacagatattactgggatctcccccagaggtgtatgtactgtgtataatgtaatagagaggaactgtataatacacagatattactgggatctcccccagaggtgtctgtactgtgtataatgtaatagagaggagctgtataatacacagatattactgggatctccccagaggtgtctgtactgtgtataatgtaatagagaggcgctgtataatacacatatattactgggatctcccctagaggtgtctgtactgtgtataatgtaatagaggagctgtataatacacagatattactgggatctcccccagaggtgtctgtactgtgtataatgtaatagagaggacctgtataatacacagatattactgggatctcccccagaggtgtctgtactgtgtataatgtaatagagaggagctgtataatacacagatattactgggatctcccccagaggtgtctgtactgtgtataatgtaatagagaggagctgtataatacacagataggGGTCTATAAGAGGTGGGTTGTATAAGATATACCGATGTGTAATAATGATGAGCTGTATACTTGATCGATTATAGACAGAagatctgtataatatacatatagcagTATCAGaactataattataatatttatttataaggtattAATGCAATGATCTCTCAGACAGGTACACAGTACTCACCCAGCTGCCCACACATGTTAATAAGGACAAAGAGAGTAGCGATGAACGTGCCGCAGCCCCATGACATGCTGATGTAATCTCGCTGCTCCGACCACTGCAGCCACATGCGGAGGCCGTCCTCCAGGAAGGTGCTGATCAGACACAGGTGCGCCAGGTGTGGCAGATACCGCTTAGTCACACGCAGGAACTGCAAGCACAACGAGCGCAGAATGTGAGCTCTGCAGCACATCAAGGTTTTTATATTCAATTTATATTAATGGAAGTGAAAACTGACACATTTGTTTAAATCCCAGCGAGTCCCTTTATTCACAGCTGAGGTTCTGCATTGTAATTCTCAGGTACCACCACTAGAGGCGCACAGTGCCTGCCCATCCACACAAACCTGACAGTCCCCCAATGATTACACTGCTGTATACTGATGCACTAGTTATTCTGATACAGTGTATGCGTAACTACAAACCACAATTACGCCAAAACTGtagggattattttttttttagaattatataTTGAATGGCACTAACATAACGAATGCTTTTATCACCTGTACATTCAAGGTAACTATCCCCTGTTGGGATACCATGTTTGTACAGTGGAATAAAAACACAGAGCGAGGGTCATATGTATCCAATGAGTCTTACATCAGAACACAGACAGCAATCTCTTTATTTGCATGTTAAATCCTCACATCAGAGACAGAACTATGCAAATATTTAGTATCATACATGAGTAAGTAAAGGCAGCAACTCATGCGAGAAGTTTTCTAGCAGAAAACCGCAGTGTAGAGACACAAGGAGGAGAATCTATACCATTACATACTACTCCACAGCCACTGTTTCCGCCATGGCAGATCGCCTCTGCTGTAACGGACCTACTTTACTGTGAAATTTCTGTAGTCCTCTTATTCCTCTTTAAAAAGTTACTCTGTCACCTACACATTATTTTTTCTCTGATGCAGCCCATCTATTCCAGGCAAGCACTTTTTCCCACTGCTATCTGGCTGCACCAATATGCATTATGTGGCACTTAATCTCATGTGTCAAATTCCTATTTGCTACagcttgtaagcagggccctATTTCCTCTGAGTCtagttaatacccagtcttgttttattacggtGTTCGTCCCCagggcgctatgtaaataaataatatcaattCACCAGAAATCAGCAGGACAAGACACATCGTGCCTCAGTGACGTCACAGTTTCCTATTGATGGCTGCATGCTTATAATGCTTGGTTCCCCCCTatgtctgcctccactttatACAGGCATGCGGTGCACTTTAAAGGGGCTCCATTTTTTAATTTATCCAGAAATCAGGCATTTACAAAGAATGGAGTACAACAATAAACACTTAGGCAATATCCATCTTACTTTCGTACACATCACTGGGGCAGAAGGCTGGGAGGGGAGATGTATCAGGGACCCAGTATTTCCTTGTAGGCCGACGTCTCCCGACGCTCAGCCCAGCTAAACCAAGCTGCAGAGTTAGCGGACTGTTTATCCTGCACACTCAGAGTCCCATAATCCATCAGGTATGTCTCACATTCAAGTTAAGCACCCAGACTCTCTGGGTGCATCCAGAAAAGTAGATGCTTCAAGAGGGATCTTTTATAAGCCCTCAGGAGTTGTGTTACAGAAGTCAGTCTGTTAGGTTAGCTGTTCTCCTGTGATTGAGGACGTGTGTGGAAGGACTTCCTGACAGAAGGGTTGTAACCATGAATAAAACCCGTGTACCATGTTCCACTCTGCAGAGTCAGCATTCCTGGGAGGATACAAGTAATGATGTGTGTGCGCTACCATCTTTTAATTGGCCTCTTGTGTCTTATAAGAAATCGAAGCATTCCACAACTTCACTGCCTACCAGTCAAGGAACAATGAGCCGTTTTCTCAATTTTGGTTAGACAAGGGTGTTCCTGGATAGGCTGATATCAGGAACATGTTGTACAGATATAAGAAAGATTTATTACGTATATAATCTGCTGTACAGCATTTCTCTAAAGGGATAATTTACCTTAACTAGCAGATCCGCAGATGTGGCCATTTGGTGGTGATGGTTACGTATCGTTAGACCACAAACGTTGGTGTTGCTTTGAATTATGTGATGGAAAGGTTCAGAGGGGACAATCACTGTCCTTACTTGACAGGGTTGATATAGGATACTTAATTCTCACCCTTGAATGTAAAAAAGGACAAGGATCCACAATAGCCTGCGGGGACCAAGACCCAGGTGACAAGGGTGTCTGCACCCCCCTTCCCAAtggctttttattttttgcatccaTGGAAGTGAGCATCAAAGGTGCTCTCCCTCTGTTGGGGTAATGAATCAGACTAAGGGTCTTTATCATGTTGTCCCTTGACTCACAATATCAAACATCTTACCTGGCCCAAGAGAATAAAACAAGAAAGGAGAACCATACAACAATTAGCCAAGACTCTCACATACAGCTTGAGGTCCACTTCGAGCAAGGATATGGGACGGTAAGTCGCACAAGCCTGTGGATCCTTTCCCTCCTTGGGGACGATTATAAATAGGATTCTAACTCAGGGATGGGTGAGGGGGATTATCATTAGATACAGATTTAACGACACAAAATCTTGcactatagcagtgttggctaacctgtgacactccaggtattgtgaaactacaagtcccaacatagccttccagcaataagctgctatatattggcaaagcatgctgggacttgtagtttcacaaacacctggagtgtcacaggtaagccaacactgcactatagGTAACACAACCCATTCGGACCCTTTCCTGTGGCCACTTCTTTGATGTCTGATGTTACTGCACTTGGAGTGAGGAATACTTCTAACACCTCACTGTCCTCCTGATGAGGCTTAGAGGAGTGAGGCTCCTGTAAATAAGCACTTAGCATGTCTGGTCTGCTGTGGCTCATCCGAGTTAAATTATAATTCCTTTTCAGAATTAAAATGTGTAAAACTAAGACACACTactaaaaataatgtttaatctCAGCAACTGTACAGCATGCAGTAGTGTTGATCTGGCACTAGGTGGCGATGCAGATCTCCTCTTTCAgaacacatacatttattaaacggAATATATATTTCAGGTATGGTGCGTGCAGTGAAAGGTGGCTAAAGTCCTTCCAGTATACATAATCTGGAGTCAATACTAAATTCACATGCTTGAAGCCAATAGAAGATCAGGATCTAGACACATGACCATGAGATGCAGGATTAAATATCTGCACCAAGGATATAGTGGCTAGAGGCATACAATGATACATTTTCAGTGTGTAATAATCAATACAGACCTATTAAACATTGCAGCCATTTAGGACACGTATAAACAAAAGAAGCACAGCCGTACAGCTCCAGCTCAGACAGATGTATCAAATCCAAGTGCTCAAACGTAAAGATCTAAACAGGCTAATACAAGTGTCTGCAGGTTGGAGATATGGCTCTGTAGGTTTTAGTCCCTCCCTCCAATctggactattcatttaatgatgtggagtggactattaatttaataaggCATaggggctattcatttattgaTGTGGAgtggactattcatttaataagGCAtaggggctattcatttaatgatgtGGCAAAggtggggactattcatttattgctaggATGATTGTGGTGGTAGCTATTTAATGGTGGGATCATGGTggtgtctattaatttaaggtgcgATGCTGTGACTAATACTTTAATGTTGAAGTGGTTTGGGTGCTTTgaattgaatgtgggggagaaggcggcctatttattaaattagaatgctattaatttaatattggtgcTGTATATAGATAAATAACCACTAATTGCAGTGCTCTATTTGCCAAAATCCTGAATAAAAGGGAATATAAcctaaaaaatattgtaaaatataatagtgTATCAAGACATTCAGCGCTCATTGGTACTCATAGATGAAAAGAGCAAGActaaatatcaataaaaacatatattcatTGAAAAATGTCCATTTAACATTCTGAATGCCTTTACAATTTATCTATCTGGTAGGAACCCAACTTTTATTACAGTCACAAAGGTGATGGTGAGGTGTACACCACTTTGAAGTGACTAATCGTGTAGTGAAACAACCACTTCCCTTACAGTTCACATGATTGGAGATTGTATTAAATGGACATTTTTCGATGaatatgtgtttttattgatatttagggctagatttactaagatgcgggtttgcaaaagtggggatgttgcctatagcaaccaatcaggttgtagctttcatttatttagtaccttctacaaaatgacagctagaatctgattggttgctataggcaacatccccactttttcaaacccgcagcttagtaaatctagcccttagtcttgttCTTTTCAGCCAATATTGGTGCTGGTTGAGGGGGGGAGCAATGACTGTCATTTCTAGTATGCAGCTTCTCCTTGATGCACTAAAACGTATCTCGATGTGGCCGCGTTCTTACACACCATGCCGAATTGCATATACCTCAATATTTATGCAACTCAACCTAACCACGTAACAGATTTCTGTTGCCTGCACTTATGTGAACGTTTGGGCCACAAGTTGCGCTCAAGTCTGCATGAGCCCCATGTGGTCTGTCGAGGAAGGATACTGGCAGTAGAGAAGTATCAGCAGGTCTCTGCTGCAGGGGCAACGGCATGTCTTTGACAGAGGGGATCCAGATCGGACTCTTggcaaaatatatacatacctcCTGCTCAGTGCCACGGTCTTCATTTATGTAATAATCGGTATTCTGGGTTAGATGGGGGATGTGATTTACCTATGTGTTGGTACAAATAGATGTTCACACCTCAGTACTGTATTCACATGAGGTCATGATTGATACTTGATATGTACAATTTATTGTGTAGAAGTAATGGGATACCTTAGATAGAGCAATATATTTCTCTCTGAATTAGCTGGTGCAAAGCTAATGCACCTCCTGAAAAGAAGTCCTGCAAATCTGCATATGGTTATACTAGCCAAAATCATCCAGACTTAGCCCAGTGCCCCATAATGTGAATAAGCATTTGTAAGCATATGCTCTGTACTGTAATTTATAAAAGTGGATTATTTTGTGAAATAACCAGCTATAAAATTCTATAAACCAAAGAGGTGAGCAACTGCATTAGTCAATTGTTGGTTAGGTCATCCTGGTGGCTAGTGGgtatacctcacaactgtcccaatttgaggggaatgtcccacataaaaggacttttatCCCCAATCAggaacagttgggtggtatgtcccACTAAGTGTTGGAGAGTTTTTAGGGAAAGCGGCTGGTTGTAGCCCACCGCTTCCAAGGCACTGGACACAAGCCCCCAATGTGACATGGTCACATCCATTTCTCATCTGTGCACTGCCGCAAAGGTGACGCGTAAGCGATTCTTTCTGTATTGCGACCAGCTGTATACTTGGGGATCTGTATACAAGTTTCAACACCCCAGAGAAGAGGAATATGACCCTGTAGTGATGTTGAGGGTAGCTGGGCATGCAGTGTCCCCCAAGTTGTGTATGTGCACAAATCTTAATAAAAGACGAGGGTCCTAATTAGCAGGCTGTGTGGGGGGAACCAAATATCCCAGCACCGACCCAGTGTGGATGCCAAATGCACCCACCAGGGTCCCCCAAACAGGCCGAGCAGGTGTTGAAGCCCCTCTTCCACGAACCGCtcatttttgcaaataaaaagtTCATAGGGGTGGGACAACAACACCCACTTGAAATAGGATGTTAAACAGTAAACAGGCTGCTGTGGGCTGAATACTTCCATATTTTTACTACAGACCCTGCTCACTTATGTAGTGATACATGGTGACATGATGGAGGTGTCTGGTAGGATGCATGAGAAATGACATGTATGATGTACAGTATAGGCACCCTCTGACCTTCCAGCTGCTGTGTCCCTTACTGTGCTGAGAGcaagctgggacttgtggttttcCAGTTGCTGATGGTCTACAAGTCCCTTACAGTCCTAtaagaatgctgggacttgtagttccacagcagctggaatgCCACAGGTTGGATAACCATGCAGAACGAGACAGTGAGTTGGAGAGGTAACTGTTAATTACTTGCTTATTTACTTAACGGTTACTTTTACTGTCCCTCACATCACATGGTTTCTCCCACGTATCACTAACAAATACACAGATCGCGGAACGTACCAACACCGGCTGGAGGGAATAAAAGGAAATCATGGATTGTACCATTACACTAAGAAGGGTCACATGTCGTTGCGGGTGAAAAAAAGCGTTATCTCTGTAGGGACAAGGGAGTGATGATTTTGGCTTCGGTTGTTACCTTTTCAGCCAGCTCCTCAGCGGCTCCCATCAGATCTTCGGGCGCCATCTCCTCCTATGTAGCCAGTCAGTGAGCCCGTCCGTCTCGCAATCATACAGGACTCTGCATTACGGGGGAGTAGCCCCGCAACACGCGTCATTTCTAAAGCGCGCTGCTATTGGCTGAACTCTGGCGAGCAGCTTAACCACGTCTCCCATTCCACCAATGACCAGACCCCAGCTCACTGCTTTATTGCAGTGATCTCGCACGGCTGCAGGAGGACCACTGTCCATCTTGAGTAAGGGCAAAGATGCCCGCACTGTCAACGTGTACACAGAGAGTGTGAGATAGAGAAGCCAGAGGACATGTGACTACTGTGATATACAGTGTAATCAGTGCTGACAGAGCATTCATTTATCTGCTGCACTGTGCATAGACATAGGTAATTGTGGGTCATGGGGCATTAGCTGTGTTGTGATTGGAGGTGCCAGATCAGCTAAGTAAAaccaaatatgtatatgtgtaatacaTACTAcacatggggggtattcaattgaccgcaagatttttttttaagactgtgataagtcattttaacactgttttttttataatttctgagcgagttaactttacccgcgattcaattccatttaacgctccgtttttttttaacaaacggtCCTCTCTGTCAGGCACCGTCACTGTGCCGCGTCT
This genomic interval carries:
- the LOC142151223 gene encoding surfeit locus protein 4-like isoform X2; its protein translation is MWLQWSEQRDYISMSWGCGTFIATLFVLINMCGQLAGCVLVLTRKFVPYACLGLFIIIFLQTIVYNILWDVKFLMRNLALGGGLLLLLAESRSEGKSMFAGVPTVGATSPRQYMQLGGRVLLILMFMTLLRFNASAFTIFRDIFGLTLILLVAIGFKTKLAALTLVLWLMVINVLQNAFWTVPSYRPMHDFLKYDFFQTLSVVGGLLLVVALGPGGVSMDEHKKKW
- the LOC142151223 gene encoding surfeit locus protein 4-like isoform X1 encodes the protein MAPEDLMGAAEELAEKFLRVTKRYLPHLAHLCLISTFLEDGLRMWLQWSEQRDYISMSWGCGTFIATLFVLINMCGQLAGCVLVLTRKFVPYACLGLFIIIFLQTIVYNILWDVKFLMRNLALGGGLLLLLAESRSEGKSMFAGVPTVGATSPRQYMQLGGRVLLILMFMTLLRFNASAFTIFRDIFGLTLILLVAIGFKTKLAALTLVLWLMVINVLQNAFWTVPSYRPMHDFLKYDFFQTLSVVGGLLLVVALGPGGVSMDEHKKKW